Part of the Candidatus Schekmanbacteria bacterium genome, GTTTCGGGGGAATTGCTGCTTTACTCACAATGCTCAACAGCTGTGCATCGGGTATCGCAACAGTAAACATAGACAATGGATTCGGCGCCGGATATCTTGCACACAATATCAATATCCTTGGAGAATGAAACAGAAAAAGTCAAAAGCAAAAGGAGTTTTTATAACAGGCACTGATACAGAAGTAGGTAAAACTGTTATTGCATCATCATTGGCAATGCATTTGGTTTCACGAGGAATAAAAGTATCAGTGATGAAGCCTATTGAAACAGGATGTAAAATCCGCTCTAAAATTCTTGCGCCAGCTGATGGTATAAATCTGAAGTATGCTTCTGCAAGCGATATTTCACTTTCACAGATTGTCCCATCAAGATATAAAAATCCTTTAGCGCCAATGCCTGCTTCAAGAATCGAAAAAAAACCGGTCAACCTCAAAAGGATTAAAGAATGCTTTGATACAGTAAAAAAAATAGGGGATTTCTGCATTGTAGAAGGTTTAGGTGGAATAATGGTTCCTATTACAAAAGATTACTTTGTCCGTGATATGATAAAGGATTTTGGTTTCCCCCTAATTATTGTTGCCCGTCCGCTACTTGGCACAATCAATCACACCGCACTCACTGTTGAAGCAGCAAAAAAGGGGAAAATCAAAATCAGTGCAATTGTAATTAGCGGATACAATAGAAAAACAAAAAATATAGCTGAAAAAACTAATCCTGATGTTTTGAGGGAATTGTTCCCTGAAATTCCAATCTTCATTTTCCCAAAAATTGAGAGAATAAACTCTACAACCATAAGGAAGGAAGCTTCATCCTTGCTTGCCCCGCTGGCAGATTTACTTCTTCAATAAGCATAAAACGTCCTTTCGTGAAGAAGCAATGATAGAGTTGAAATGAAATTTTAATAATCCTTTAAATTCTTTCTGCTGAAAATTATGATGCAGATTGCAAGGCGAAATTTTGTTTCTTTTTAAGAAATTTTTTCACTGTTTCTTTTAAAAAGGTTAAATTGGATGATTTTACAAGGTATTCAGCTGCCCCGACTTCCTTGAAATCATCTTCCAAATGGTCGTAAGCAGAATTGACAATGACAGGTATAGAAGGCAACCTTTCTTTGACTTTTTTACAAAACTCTCTCCCGTCCATTCGAGGCAATTTTGCATCAAGGATTATCAGGTCGATATCACTATTCATTTTTACCATTTTTAGAGCTTGAGCACCATCAAGACAACCCTTTACCATATATCCTTCTTCTGTAAGTTCTTCTGAATAGAGTTTGAGAAGGAAGGGGCTATCTTCTATGATCAGTATCTTACACTTTTCGGTAGGACTTAAATATTTCATTTTTCACACCTCCCCTTCCCCTTTTTGAAAGCCATCTACTTC contains:
- the bioD gene encoding dethiobiotin synthase; amino-acid sequence: MKQKKSKAKGVFITGTDTEVGKTVIASSLAMHLVSRGIKVSVMKPIETGCKIRSKILAPADGINLKYASASDISLSQIVPSRYKNPLAPMPASRIEKKPVNLKRIKECFDTVKKIGDFCIVEGLGGIMVPITKDYFVRDMIKDFGFPLIIVARPLLGTINHTALTVEAAKKGKIKISAIVISGYNRKTKNIAEKTNPDVLRELFPEIPIFIFPKIERINSTTIRKEASSLLAPLADLLLQ
- a CDS encoding response regulator — protein: MKYLSPTEKCKILIIEDSPFLLKLYSEELTEEGYMVKGCLDGAQALKMVKMNSDIDLIILDAKLPRMDGREFCKKVKERLPSIPVIVNSAYDHLEDDFKEVGAAEYLVKSSNLTFLKETVKKFLKKKQNFALQSAS